The window GGTGCCACGAAAGTGCAGCAAGGTTACCTCTTTGTGAATGTTTTTATCGATTAAAACCAGACAAAAGATTAAAAGACATGAGAGTTGAGACAATAAAGTCTCTTTATCTCTAATCTCATAATCTCAAGTCTTATATACCTTCTTTAGGGTGGTTTTAGCGGTGGGGCTCACCTGTTCCCATTCCGAACACAGAAGTTAAGCCCACCAGCGCCGATGGTACTGCGAAAGCGGGAGAGTAGGTCGCCGCCAGTTTTTTTTTAAGTCTCATACATTTATTTGTATGAGACTTTTTTTTTGCGGTAAACTCAGAAATATGAAAAGACGTATTTTTGCAATAAGCAATAAGCAATAAGCAATAAGCAATAAGCAATAAGCAATAAGCAATAAGCAATTTTTTAGGAGCTTATTCCCGCTGTCCACTGTATCTTTTTTTTGCCAACGTTTTTTTCAAGCCAATGCAAAAAAAAGGATGTCGTTCCCATCTGGGCTAAAACGATACTATATAATAAAGACGCTTTAGTTTACCAATTGAATCTCCAGAATATGATTCCATTTTTTTTCACCAGTCAGCACCACCTCCAAACCTTAATGGCATTACATTCCCCTCCCTTGGAGGGGTGTCAAAAAATCTTCGATTTTTAGACGGGGTGGTTTTATGATCTCCAGCTTTCGTAAAACTTTATTATTTCTAAACCTAAACCTTTATCTTATTCCTTTTCATTTATGTTAAATATTATCTCAATAAGTACTCAGACCTAAATACTTTATATTATTTGTAACTTTGACAAATGGGTCGAGTAAATACACCACATTTAAGTACGGTTTCAAGAGAAGAATTAGAAATATTGCAGATAAAGTCTGCTAATGCTAGCTTACGCAAACGCTGTCAACTGATTCTGTTAAAAGCGGATGGTCGTAGTTCAAAAGATGTAGGAAGTATTTTGAGAATGAGCCACGTGAGCGTTAACAGTTGGGTTAAACGATATAAAGAAGAAGGAATTTTGGGTTTGTCTATTAAACCTGGAAGAGGGAAAAAAGGGTTATTGAATTTAGAAGAAGATAAGGATTCGATTTTGGAATCTATAAAAAAGCATCGTCAGAAAGTATCCTCAGCCAAAGCAGAATGGGAGTTGGTGAGTGGGAAAAAAGTGAGCGAAAAAACCTTTAAACGGTTTTTAAAAAGCTTGGTGGAAGATATAAACGGATAAGAAAACGTCCTAAAGGTAAATGCAATGAAGAGTTGTATGTCTCCAAAAAGTTAGATTTACAAGAACTAGAAACTCTGGAAAGTATGGGGTTGATTGATTTGTTTTATGGAGATGAGAGCCATGTAAGTAGCGAAGGCTATGTTCCTTATGGATGGCAATTCCCTGATGAAGAAGTAGCTGTTTATGTAGAAAAAGGCTACAAAACAAATATTTTTGCAATGATTAACCGCTCCAACGTATGCCATTGGAAAACCACCGAGCAAAACATTAACAGTGAATTTGTGATAAATTTTTTAGAGGATTTATCTTTTAAAATACAGAAAAAAACGGTAGTTGCTTTAGATAATGCATCTGTTCACCGGTCAAAACTATTAAAGCAGAATATAGAAAATTGGGAACAAAGAGGATTATTTATCTTCTATCTGCCACCCTATTCTCCACATCTGAACATTGCGGAAACCTTATGGCGAAAATTGAAAACAGAGTGGCTATATCATGAAGATTATCTTGAAAAAGATACTTTATTCTACTCCGTAAACAGATGTATGGCAAATGTAGGAAAACATCTAAACATCCGTTTCTCGCAATTTAATGCAAAATAATTATGGGCAAGTACTTAGCCTTTGCACATTATCTTTAATTTGGTAGGAGTAGTATAAGAGCTTGTTTAAAATTTATTCAATATTTTTTTATAACCTTTTTCTTAATTTTCTAAATTAAAATAAACTTTGTTTATTCTTTTTTTAACATTAAGAATTTCAGTTAATTAATCTAATTGTAAATAAGAAATCAATGAATTGATTTTTATTAAGACCTTTAAGCTAAAAGGTCTTAATTCCTTAATGTTAAAAATAAACTTAATTTTTAAACAGGCTCTAAGTGTATAAAAAGCAATTAGTAGAATTAAGTACTTTTTAGAATTTCCATCTTGTGCCCAATGGTACTATTATATTATAACCTCCAACCCGCCATCTGCTACCTTTACTCTAAAACCTCTCCAAAGCCTAAAAATTCTTTATACAGACAACCAGATGTTTAGGTTTAAATATGAACTAAAAATAAACTTTATGTTAAATAAATTAGGATTGTGTAGTTAAAAAGTTCTACTTTTGCCCCACTGAAAAACGAGAGTTATTCGGTAGCGCAGAAGAGCTTTAAACAAAGCGGAAACAATATAACTAAGAATATTTCTTAATAGAGAAAGATCTTTAGAAGCATTTAAATTTTTAGCGATAAAAATTTGCAAGTTTAGAAAAGATTCTTATCTTTGCAGTCCGGTAAAACGGGAGCGCAGTAGAATAAGTCAAATGTAATAAATAAGGAATTAGGGTCATCAAAAAGCTTTAAATTTTCTTTAAAAAATATTTGGTCAATTAGAAATAAAGTTTTACTTTTGCACACGCAAATCGGTACTGAAAACGACAGAAAATGTAGGTATTGTAAAAAGCGGAAGAAGAGAGATCATTGAAAAATAATATACAACCAAGTAAGGAAAAACTAAAGCGTCAATTAACTTTGAGTGAGTCAGACAAACATACAATGGAGAGTTTGATCCTGGCTCAGGATGAACGCTAGCGGGAGGCCTAACACATGCAAGCCGAGCGGTATAGATTCTTCGGGATCTAGAGAGCGGCGTACGGGTGCGGAACACGTGTGCAACCTACCTTTATCAGGGGGATAGCCTTTCGAAAGGAAGATTAATACCCCATAATATATTAAGCGGCATCGCTTGATATTGAAAACTCCGGTGGATAGAGATGGGCACGCGCAAGATTAGATAGTTGGTAGGGTAACGGCCTACCAAGTCAGTGATCTTTAGGGGGCCTGAGAGGGTGATCCCCCACACTGGTACTGAGACACGGACCAGACTCCTACGGGAGGCAGCAGTGAGGAATATTGGACAATGGGTGAGAGCCTGATCCAGCCATCCCGCGTGAAGGACGACGGCCCTATGGGTTGTAAACTTCTTTTGTATAGGGATAAACCTACTCTCGTGAGAGTAGCTGAAGGTACTATACGAATAAGCACCGGCTAACTCCGTGCCAGCAGCCGCGGTAATACGGAGGGTGCAAGCGTTATCCGGATTTATTGGGTTTAAAGGGTCCGTAGGCGGATCTGTAAGTCAGTGGTGAAATCTCATAGCTTAACTATGAAACTGCCATTGATACTGCAGGTCTTGAGTAAAGTAGAAGTGGCTGGAATAAGTAGTGTAGCGGTGAAATGCATAGATATTACTTAGAACACCAATTGCGAAGGCAGGTCACTATGTTTTAACTGACGCTGATGGACGAAAGCGTGGGGAGCGAACAGGATTAGATACCCTGGTAGTCCACGCCGTAAACGATGCTAACTCGTTTTTGGGGCTTTAAGCTTCAGAGACTAAGCGAAAGTGATAAGTTAGCCACCTGGGGAGTACGTTCGCAAGAATGAAACTCAAAGGAATTGACGGGGGCCCGCACAAGCGGTGGATTATGTGGTTTAATTCGATGATACGCGAGGAACCTTACCAAGGCTTAAATGGGAATTGACAGGTTTAGAAATAGACTTTTCTTCGGACAATTTTCAAGGTGCTGCATGGTTGTCGTCAGCTCGTGCCGTGAGGTGTTAGGTTAAGTCCTGCAACGAGCGCAACCCCTGTCACTAGTTGCCATCATTCAGTTGGGGACTCTAGTGAGACTGCCTACGCAAGTAGAGAGGAAGGTGGGGATGACGTCAAATCATCACGGCCCTTACGCCTTGGGCCACACACGTAATACAATGGCCAGTACAGAGGGCAGCTACCAGGCGACTGGATGCGAATCTCGAAAGCTGGTCTCAGTTCGGATTGGAGTCTGCAACTCGACTCTATGAAGCTGGAATCGCTAGTAATCGCATATCAGCCATGATGCGGTGAATACGTTCCCGGGCCTTGTACACACCGCCCGTCAAGCCATGGAAGTTTGGGGTACCTGAAGTCGGTGACCGTAACAGGAGCTGCCTAGGGTAAAACAAGTAACTAGGGCTAAGTCGTAACAAGGTAGCCGTACCGGAAGGTGCGGCTGGAACATCTCATTTTAGAGCGTCTTAAAGACGATAAACAAAATTAGGTACGCAAGTACCATGCACTTACTTAAAGCGAAGCTTTAGTTTTTTATTTGGTTGATATATATAAAAAAATACAAAACCCACTAGAAATTAGTATCAGGGAACGAGAGACAAGAGATTGAAAGATAAGAGATATGAGACAGATAAAGTCTTGGTTCTCGGATCTAAATATCTCAAATCTAAATGAAGTCTCGTAGCTCAGCTGGTTAGAGCGCTACACTGATAATGTAGAGGTCGGCAGTTCGAGCCTGCCCGAGACTACTAATTGAAAAGACGGGAGATAAAAAGACAAGAGATATGAGACACTTTAATAGTCTCGATTCTCCAATCTGATAATCTCGAGTCTGACTAGAGGGGGAATTAGCTCAGCTGGCTAGAGCGCCTGCCTTGCACGCAGGAGGTCAAGGGTTCGACTCCCTTATTCTCCACGACGTTACGTAAGTAACTGAATTGATGGTTTAATTTTAAAAAGCAAATAGAGCCAAAAACAATATTTTGCGAATTAAATCAGAAATAGAACAAAGATCATTGACATTAACGGTAAAGATATCACAAAGAGATAACCGAGCACTTTCGAGTGCCGAGTTTATAAAAATATCGATAGTATTATTCATAATATTATCAAAAAATACTGAACTAATTTAATATTAGGAAAGAAATCGTTAAGGGCGTATGGCGGATGCCTAGGCTTTCAGAGGCGACGAAGGACGTGGTAAGCTGCGAAAAGCTGCGGGGATTGGCACACACGAATTGATCCGCAGATGTCCGAATGGGGCAACCCGTCTGGTTGAAGACCAGTCACTCCGCAAGGAGAGCAAACCAGGAGAACTGAAACATCTAAGTACCCTGAGGAAAAGAAATCGAAGAGATTCCGTAAGTAGTGGCGAGCGAACGCGGATTAGCCCAAAAGCTTTTATATGTTTAATAGAATGTTCTGGAAAGAACAGCCATAGAGGGTGATAGCCCCGTATATGAAAGGCATATTAAAGTGATAAATGAGTAGGGCGGGACACGTGAAATCCTGTTTGAATATGGGGGGACCATCCTCCAAGGCTAAATACTCCTGAAAGACCGATAGTGAACAAGTACTGTGAAGGAAAGGTGAAAAGCACTTCGAATAGAAGGGTGAAATAGAACCTGAAACCGTACGCCTACAAGCGGTCGGAGCCCACAAGTTGGGTGACGGCGTGCCTTTTGCATAATGAGCCTACGAGTTAATGTTACTAGCGAGGTTAAGCACTTCAGGTGCGGAGCCGGAGCGAAAGCGAGTCTGAATAGGGCGCTTAGTTAGTAGTATTAGACGCGAAACCTTGTGATCTACCCATGGGCAGGTTGAAGCTTTGGTAACACAAAGTGGAGGACCGAACCGGTTGACGTTGAAAAGTCTTCGGATGACCTGTGGGTAGGGGTGAAAGGCCAATCAAACTGGGAGATAGCTCGTACTCCCCGAAATGCATTTAGGTGCAGCGTCGTGTATAAGTTTATTAGAGGTAGAGCTACTGATTGGATGCGGGGGAGTCAAATCCTACCAATTCCTGACAAACTCCGAATGCTAATAAATGTTCCACGGCAGTGAGGGCGCGGGTGCTAAGGTCCGTGTCCGAGAGGGAAAGAACCCAGACCAACAGCTAAGGTCCCCAAATTTCTGTTAAGTTGAAGCAACGCGGTTGGACTGCATTGACAGCTAGGATGTTGGCTTGGAAGCAGCCATTCATTTAAAGAGTGCGTAACAGCTCACTAGTCGAGCGGTCCGGCATGGATAATAATCGGGCATAAACAGAATACCGAAGCTATGGATTTACAGTCATTGGATTGTATCTGGTAGGGGAGCATTCTATAGGCACAGAAGCTGAGTCGTGAGGCTTGGTGGAGCGTATAGAAAAGAAAATGTAGGCATAAGTAACGATAAAGCGGGCGAGAAACCCGCTCACCGAAAGACTAAGGTTTCCTCAGCCATGCTAATCAGCTGAGGGTTAGTCGGGACCTAACGCGAACCCGAAAGGGGTAGTGGATGGACAATGGGTTAATATTCCCATACTTGCTCACACTAAAAAGGGGACGGAGTGCCGTACTTACTGGAGACTGACGGAATAGTCAAGACCTAGCCTTCGGGCGAAGTTGTTGTAGGGAAAGTGCTTCCAAGAAAAGCCGAAGTGAAGCAACCCGTACCATAAACCGACACAGGTAGTCGAGGAGAGAATCCTAAGGTGCTAGAGTGAATCATGGTTAAGGAACTAGGCAAAATAGTCTCGTAACTTCGGGAGAAGAGACGCCATCAGCAATGGTGGCCGCAGTAAAAAGGCCCAGGCGACTGTTTATCAAAAACACAGGACTCTGCAAAATCGAAAGATGCAGTATAGGGTCTGACACCTGCCCGGTGCTGGAAGGTTAAGGAAGGGCGTTAGCAGCAATGCGAAGCGTTTAACTGAAGCCCCAGTAAACGGCGGCCGTAACTATAACGGTCCTAAGGTAGCGAAATTCCTTGTCGGGTAAGTTCCGACCTGCACGAATGGTGTAACGATCTGGGCACTGTCTCAACCATGAGCTCTGTGAAATTGTAGTCTCGGTGAAGATGCCGAGTACCCGCAATGGGACGAAAAGACCCTGTGAACCTTTACTATAACTTCGTATTGACTTTGAGTAAGTAATGTGTAGGATAGGTGGGAGACTTTGAAGCAGGCACGCTAGTGTTTGTGGAGTCAACGTTGAAATACCACCCTTTACTTACTTGGAGCCTAACTTCTTTTAGAAGGACACTGCGTGGTGGGTAGTTTGACTGGGGTGGTCGCCTCCAAAAGAGTAACGGAGGCTTTCAAAGGTACCCTCAGCACGCTTGGTAACCGTGCGTAGAGTGTAATGGCATAAGGGTGCTTGACTGTGAGACCTACAAGTCGATCAGGTGCGAAAGCAGGACATAGTGATCCGGTGGTTCCGTATGGAAGGGCCATCGCTCATAGGATAAAAGGTACTCCGGGGATAACAGGCTAGTCTCCCCCAAGAGCTCATATCGACGGGGAGGTTCGGCACCTCGATGTCGGCTCGTCACATCCTGGGGCTGGAGAAGGTCCCAAGGGTTGGGCTGTTCGCCCATTAAAGTGGCACGCGAGCTGGGTTCAGAACGTCGTGAGACAGTTCGGTCTCTATCTATTGCGGGCGTTAGATGTTTGAGAGGGCTTGAATCTAGTACGAGAGGACCGATTTGAACAAACCTCTGGTGTATCAGTTGTTCCGCCAGGAGCACCGCTGAGTAGCT is drawn from Chryseobacterium muglaense and contains these coding sequences:
- a CDS encoding helix-turn-helix domain-containing protein, with the translated sequence MGRVNTPHLSTVSREELEILQIKSANASLRKRCQLILLKADGRSSKDVGSILRMSHVSVNSWVKRYKEEGILGLSIKPGRGKKGLLNLEEDKDSILESIKKHRQKVSSAKAEWELVSGKKVSEKTFKRFLKSLVEDING
- a CDS encoding IS630 family transposase; amino-acid sequence: MRKRPKGKCNEELYVSKKLDLQELETLESMGLIDLFYGDESHVSSEGYVPYGWQFPDEEVAVYVEKGYKTNIFAMINRSNVCHWKTTEQNINSEFVINFLEDLSFKIQKKTVVALDNASVHRSKLLKQNIENWEQRGLFIFYLPPYSPHLNIAETLWRKLKTEWLYHEDYLEKDTLFYSVNRCMANVGKHLNIRFSQFNAK